From Amycolatopsis sp. YIM 10, the proteins below share one genomic window:
- a CDS encoding alpha/beta hydrolase, with the protein MSYSAALEWRSCATPQTPADLQCATLSVPLDRSRPDGPRIDLAVNRTPARGDRIGSLLVNPGGPGGSAVDVVAYNGMVAGYPEGEVLAERFDLVGLDPRGVGHSSPVRCDPATLHDPAVSRFGDFDRLVAANRRAGQDCLDRTGPLLGHVDTVSVAKDMEALRRALGEERISYYGMSYGTEIGELYADLFPGRVRSMVLDAPVDHALPTLVAARDEAAAIEDSANRFFATCANCAARFDRLLTRPDAEDLTDGFYGYLTMKAAWPQLAQALAAADAGDPGPLLRAARFNSAEYGSYRAVSCQDFPAVMTAEVHRWWADELRRVAPRTWRYSEFWEMATGCAGWAMSPRNPPSYRWITGTPSVLVIGGTHDPATPLRWAESLSARIDGSRLLVDERDGHAALLHSPCARQRAAEYLVSGSLPEIGAVCREQAADPVR; encoded by the coding sequence GTGTCGTACTCCGCCGCGCTCGAGTGGCGGTCCTGCGCGACTCCGCAGACCCCGGCCGACCTGCAGTGCGCCACGTTGAGCGTGCCGCTGGACCGGTCACGGCCGGATGGGCCGCGGATCGACCTGGCGGTCAACCGCACCCCCGCCCGCGGTGACCGGATCGGCTCGCTGCTGGTGAACCCCGGCGGGCCGGGCGGCTCGGCGGTGGACGTGGTGGCCTACAACGGCATGGTCGCCGGTTATCCGGAGGGCGAGGTGCTCGCCGAGCGGTTCGACCTGGTCGGGCTGGACCCGCGCGGGGTCGGTCACAGCTCGCCGGTCCGGTGTGATCCGGCGACGCTGCACGATCCGGCGGTGAGCCGGTTCGGCGACTTCGACCGGCTCGTCGCGGCCAACCGCCGGGCCGGGCAGGACTGCCTCGACCGCACCGGGCCGCTGCTCGGGCACGTCGACACGGTCAGCGTCGCGAAGGACATGGAGGCGTTGCGGCGCGCGCTCGGCGAAGAGCGCATCTCCTACTACGGCATGTCGTACGGCACCGAGATCGGCGAGCTGTACGCCGACCTGTTCCCCGGCCGGGTGCGGTCGATGGTGCTGGACGCGCCGGTCGACCACGCGCTGCCGACCCTGGTCGCCGCTCGTGACGAGGCCGCCGCCATCGAGGACTCGGCCAACCGCTTCTTCGCCACCTGCGCGAACTGCGCGGCCCGGTTCGACCGGCTGCTGACCAGGCCGGACGCCGAGGACCTGACCGACGGCTTCTACGGCTACCTCACCATGAAGGCGGCCTGGCCACAGCTGGCGCAAGCGCTTGCGGCCGCCGATGCGGGCGACCCGGGCCCGCTGCTGCGGGCCGCGCGGTTCAATTCCGCGGAGTACGGCTCCTATCGCGCGGTCTCGTGCCAGGACTTCCCGGCGGTGATGACCGCGGAGGTCCACCGGTGGTGGGCCGATGAGCTGAGGCGGGTCGCGCCGCGCACCTGGCGGTACTCGGAGTTCTGGGAGATGGCGACCGGCTGCGCCGGGTGGGCGATGTCACCGCGCAACCCTCCGTCATATCGCTGGATCACGGGTACTCCATCCGTGCTGGTCATCGGGGGCACGCACGACCCGGCGACGCCGCTGCGCTGGGCGGAGAGCCTGAGCGCCCGCATCGACGGCAGCCGCCTGCTGGTCGACGAGCGGGACGGGCACGCCGCCCTGCTCCACTCGCCGTGCGCGCGGCAGCGGGCGGCGGAGTACCTGGTCAGCGGATCGCTGCCGGAAATCGGTGCCGTCTGCCGGGAACAAGCCGCGGACCCGGTACGTTGA
- a CDS encoding DUF4097 family beta strand repeat-containing protein, protein MGKTGWVLTGVAASALVLAGCDAITPQEQFSDGTPVPEQITSVRFDVPAGAVKIRVEQGAPVSLRRDVHYRGTKPGRSHRVEGGTLVLDRCGNDCSVDYDLVIPAALPVTGKASAGDVTITGAGATDVDASAGNVVLGQLAGAAKVNASAGNVEVGLATPADARVKAAAGAVTVTVPQGTYRVRTETSAGDTHVSVPNTPGASHAVEVDASAGDVTVRTA, encoded by the coding sequence ATGGGGAAAACGGGCTGGGTGCTGACCGGGGTGGCGGCGTCGGCGCTGGTGCTGGCCGGCTGCGACGCGATCACCCCGCAGGAGCAGTTCAGCGACGGCACACCGGTGCCGGAGCAGATCACCAGCGTGCGGTTCGACGTTCCGGCGGGCGCGGTGAAGATCCGGGTGGAGCAGGGCGCGCCGGTTTCCCTGCGTCGCGATGTGCACTACCGGGGGACCAAGCCGGGCCGGTCGCACCGGGTCGAGGGCGGCACGCTGGTGCTCGACCGGTGCGGCAACGACTGCTCGGTGGATTACGACCTGGTCATCCCGGCCGCGTTGCCGGTCACCGGCAAGGCATCCGCCGGTGACGTGACCATCACCGGTGCGGGGGCCACCGACGTGGACGCCTCGGCGGGGAACGTGGTGCTCGGTCAGCTCGCCGGTGCGGCGAAGGTGAATGCCTCCGCCGGGAACGTCGAGGTCGGGCTGGCCACGCCCGCCGATGCCAGGGTCAAGGCGGCCGCGGGCGCGGTGACGGTCACCGTGCCGCAGGGCACCTACCGCGTGCGCACCGAAACCAGCGCGGGCGACACCCACGTCTCGGTGCCGAACACACCCGGTGCGTCGCACGCCGTGGAGGTCGACGCCTCCGCCGGTGACGTGACCGTTCGAACGGCATGA
- a CDS encoding DUF4097 family beta strand repeat-containing protein, whose protein sequence is MARPGLAIGGIALIVAGAAIGFGWWWPSTSEATAQVTERIQRVRLDSDSGNVHIRTADVPQSTVVQRFDYRWGEPGQSYSVNGDELVLADCGNWCSVDYDVIVPLGTTVSGDADSGEIVLAGVAGADVTADSGSVDVRDVPGPVTVRVSSGDVKLADLGGAVNVVANSGKISGTGLKGRVEAQADSGDIVLVMAAPQEVKAHADSGEVDVTVPPGAYRVEGDTDSGNRNISIPTGGSGTTVLLQLDTDSGDVTVRQA, encoded by the coding sequence ATGGCGCGGCCTGGGCTAGCCATCGGCGGTATCGCGTTGATCGTGGCCGGAGCGGCGATCGGTTTCGGCTGGTGGTGGCCGTCGACGAGTGAGGCGACCGCGCAGGTGACCGAGCGGATCCAGCGGGTCCGCCTCGACTCCGACTCGGGCAACGTGCACATCCGGACCGCGGACGTGCCGCAGAGCACCGTGGTCCAGCGCTTCGACTACCGCTGGGGCGAGCCGGGCCAGAGCTACTCCGTGAACGGGGACGAGCTGGTGCTCGCGGACTGCGGGAACTGGTGCTCGGTGGACTACGACGTGATCGTGCCGCTCGGGACCACGGTGTCGGGGGACGCCGATTCCGGGGAGATCGTGCTGGCCGGGGTGGCCGGCGCGGACGTGACGGCCGATTCGGGGAGCGTCGACGTCCGCGATGTGCCGGGGCCGGTGACGGTGCGGGTTTCTTCGGGGGACGTCAAGCTCGCCGACCTCGGCGGCGCGGTCAACGTGGTGGCGAACTCGGGGAAGATCAGCGGCACCGGCCTGAAGGGGCGGGTCGAGGCGCAGGCCGACTCCGGGGACATCGTGCTGGTCATGGCCGCGCCGCAGGAGGTCAAGGCGCACGCCGACAGCGGAGAGGTCGACGTGACCGTGCCGCCGGGCGCGTACCGGGTCGAGGGCGACACCGACAGCGGGAACCGGAACATCTCGATCCCGACCGGGGGCAGCGGCACCACCGTGCTGCTGCAGTTGGACACCGACAGCGGTGACGTCACCGTTCGCCAAGCCTGA
- a CDS encoding YbhB/YbcL family Raf kinase inhibitor-like protein translates to MPQPPNPYDFLPAVPEFTVRSADLAEGAALGTPQLSGIFGAGGDDVSPELSWEGFPAGTKSFAVTCYDPDAPTASGFWHWAVFNIPATVTSLPTDAGKNPEPAPGAVTLKNDGGLNRFLGAAPPPGHGPHRYIFTVHAVGVESLDIPDSSTPAFLGFNLFSNTVARAHLTGIHENKG, encoded by the coding sequence ATGCCTCAACCGCCCAACCCGTACGACTTCCTGCCAGCGGTGCCGGAGTTCACCGTGCGCAGCGCCGACCTGGCCGAGGGCGCCGCGCTGGGCACACCGCAGCTGAGCGGCATCTTCGGTGCCGGTGGTGACGACGTCTCACCGGAGCTGTCGTGGGAGGGCTTCCCCGCGGGGACGAAGAGCTTCGCGGTCACCTGCTACGACCCCGACGCCCCGACCGCCAGCGGGTTCTGGCACTGGGCCGTGTTCAACATCCCGGCCACGGTGACCTCCCTGCCGACCGACGCCGGCAAGAACCCGGAGCCCGCCCCCGGCGCGGTGACCCTGAAGAACGACGGTGGCCTGAACCGCTTCCTCGGTGCCGCCCCGCCGCCGGGGCACGGGCCGCACCGGTACATCTTCACCGTGCACGCCGTCGGGGTGGAGTCGCTGGACATCCCGGACAGCTCGACCCCCGCGTTCCTCGGCTTCAACCTCTTCTCGAACACGGTGGCCAGGGCGCACCTGACCGGCATCCACGAGAACAAGGGCTGA
- a CDS encoding serine hydrolase — translation MFTGVARADRGGETVFAEARGMAHRAHGVPNTLGTRFALASGTKGFTAATVLSLIDSGLLTESTTVRSVLGGELPLVHPEVTVGHLLRHTSGIGDYCPDDEDPPPGQCLLASTSDYLAAMAGCPQDFPPGERFSYNNGGYVVLGAIAERVAGVAFPDLVRERVCEPAGMPDTAFLRSDDLPGNAATGYLEDGRTNVFEIPVLGHGDGGIYSTVADVHAFWRALPGGRIIEAPERMFTGEEYGMGLWLVPGGMALEGGDAGVNFRSVHLPERDVTYTVIANAGGVMAMSRHLAELVAAP, via the coding sequence ATGTTCACCGGGGTGGCCCGCGCCGATCGGGGCGGCGAGACGGTGTTCGCCGAGGCACGCGGGATGGCGCACCGGGCGCACGGCGTGCCGAACACGCTGGGCACGCGGTTCGCGCTCGCCAGCGGTACCAAGGGTTTCACCGCGGCGACGGTGCTCTCGCTGATCGATTCGGGGCTGCTCACCGAGTCGACCACGGTTCGCTCGGTGCTGGGTGGCGAACTGCCGCTGGTGCACCCGGAGGTGACCGTCGGGCACCTGCTGCGGCACACCTCGGGCATCGGCGACTACTGCCCCGACGACGAGGACCCGCCGCCGGGCCAGTGCCTGCTCGCGTCCACTTCGGACTACCTGGCCGCGATGGCGGGATGCCCGCAGGACTTTCCGCCAGGGGAACGGTTTTCCTACAACAACGGCGGTTACGTGGTGCTCGGCGCGATCGCGGAACGGGTCGCCGGAGTGGCTTTTCCCGATCTCGTGCGGGAGCGGGTGTGCGAACCGGCGGGCATGCCGGACACCGCTTTCCTGCGCTCGGACGACCTGCCGGGCAACGCGGCGACGGGTTATCTGGAGGACGGCCGTACGAACGTCTTCGAGATCCCGGTGCTGGGGCATGGTGACGGCGGCATCTATTCGACTGTCGCCGACGTCCACGCCTTCTGGCGGGCTTTGCCCGGTGGCCGGATCATCGAAGCGCCGGAACGGATGTTCACGGGCGAGGAGTACGGCATGGGCTTGTGGCTGGTGCCGGGTGGGATGGCGTTGGAAGGCGGGGATGCCGGGGTGAACTTCCGCAGCGTTCACCTGCCGGAGCGCGACGTTACGTACACGGTCATCGCGAACGCGGGTGGCGTGATGGCTATGTCGCGGCACCTGGCCGAGTTGGTTGCCGCGCCGTGA
- a CDS encoding TetR/AcrR family transcriptional regulator translates to MKRQTDGRKARGEKRRAEIIDATLRVIERDGVAGVTHRTVAAEAGVPLTSTTYHFDSLDDLLIATLISCARDMATEVYWMIDRARSRGSRGAEEVASLLAEALGPRRGRTMAEYELYLLAARRPELRPAARRWLDVLTSMVRHDDEVAFRVFLAGIDGLLVQGLIDDEPPSAEELRPVVDYLLKPR, encoded by the coding sequence CTGAAGCGGCAGACCGACGGGCGCAAGGCCCGCGGGGAGAAGCGGCGCGCGGAGATCATCGACGCCACGCTGCGGGTGATCGAACGCGACGGCGTCGCCGGGGTCACCCATCGCACGGTCGCCGCCGAGGCCGGGGTGCCGCTGACCTCGACCACCTACCACTTCGACAGCCTCGACGACCTGCTGATCGCCACCCTCATCTCGTGCGCGCGCGACATGGCGACCGAGGTGTACTGGATGATCGACCGCGCCCGTTCGCGCGGGAGCCGGGGCGCCGAGGAGGTCGCGTCCCTGCTCGCGGAGGCGCTCGGCCCGCGGCGCGGGCGCACGATGGCGGAGTACGAGCTGTACCTGCTCGCCGCGCGGCGGCCGGAACTGCGCCCGGCCGCCCGGCGCTGGCTGGATGTGCTCACCTCGATGGTCCGGCATGATGACGAGGTGGCGTTCAGGGTGTTCCTCGCGGGGATCGACGGGTTGCTGGTGCAGGGCCTGATCGACGACGAACCGCCGTCGGCGGAGGAGCTGCGGCCGGTGGTCGACTACCTGCTGAAGCCGCGCTGA
- a CDS encoding multidrug efflux SMR transporter has protein sequence MGAYLLLAVAIAGEVTATISLKLSEGFSKPIPSVLVVLGYGLAFLMLAQVLKAGLPIGVAYAIWAAAGVALVALIGAIFLNEGFNWTMGAGLVLVMAGVVLLEVGRAH, from the coding sequence ATGGGCGCGTACCTTCTCCTGGCCGTCGCCATCGCGGGCGAGGTGACGGCCACCATCTCACTGAAACTGTCCGAGGGCTTCTCCAAGCCGATTCCGTCGGTGCTCGTTGTGCTCGGGTACGGGCTCGCCTTCCTGATGCTGGCCCAGGTGCTCAAGGCCGGGCTGCCGATCGGCGTCGCCTACGCCATCTGGGCCGCGGCCGGGGTCGCGCTGGTCGCCCTGATCGGCGCGATCTTCCTCAACGAGGGCTTCAACTGGACCATGGGCGCCGGGCTGGTGCTGGTGATGGCCGGTGTGGTGCTGCTGGAAGTGGGGCGGGCGCATTGA
- a CDS encoding (Fe-S)-binding protein: MGAVQLTLGLIAVAVSLVAWSMFAATIVRFVKIIRLGQPDPTRTGPFVPRMKTLIKEFAAHTRMNKLKHVGPWHWLVMWGFLIGSLALFEAYGEVFVPTWGWPILDHWSLWHLLMEILGVGTVVGGIALALIRQANHPRRADRVSRFAGSSFKSAYFVEAVVIIEGLGILGVRAAKSAMGSHDVPLWAGFVSEPIGNLLPASGNLVSAFAFVKLMSAVVWLYVVARNMTMGVAWHRFSAFFNIYFKREDDGGVALGALKPMMSDGKPLDFEEADPEKDVFGAGKIEDFSWKGWLDFTTCTECGRCQSQCPAWNTGKPLSPKLVITQLRDHAYAKAPYLLAGGKKDVTGEEIGLTGDNPHAGIDVLALAEAERPLIGGPDELGVIDPEVLWSCTSCGACVEQCPVDIEHVDHIVDMRRYQVMIESNFPTELNGMFKNLENKGNPWGQNAKDRLAWADDLDFEVPVFDGEFGDTEYLFWVGCAGAFEDRAKKTTRAVAELLHMADVKYTVLGPEETCTGDPARRAGNEFVFQMLAQQNVEVLNSVFEDVEPLKRKIVVTCAHCFNTLANEYPELGGQYEVVHHTQLLNRLVREKRLVPVAPIAEDVTYHDPCYLGRHNKVYDAPRELVGASGAALREMPRHGDRSMCCGAGGARMWMEERIGKRINVERVDEALGTAPSKIATGCPFCRVMLTDGVTSRQSDGIASEKVEVVDVAQLLLTAVKRKPVPAPSAVDTSLPENGADPLEEKQDIPTDKVPTGTPLPEEDK; the protein is encoded by the coding sequence ATGGGTGCTGTACAGCTCACGCTCGGGCTGATCGCCGTCGCGGTCAGCCTGGTCGCCTGGAGCATGTTCGCCGCGACGATCGTGCGCTTCGTCAAGATCATCCGACTCGGCCAGCCGGACCCGACCCGGACCGGGCCGTTCGTGCCGAGGATGAAGACCCTGATCAAGGAGTTCGCCGCGCACACGCGGATGAACAAGCTCAAGCACGTCGGCCCGTGGCACTGGCTGGTGATGTGGGGCTTCCTGATCGGCTCGCTGGCCCTGTTCGAGGCCTACGGTGAGGTCTTCGTGCCCACCTGGGGCTGGCCGATCCTGGACCACTGGTCGCTGTGGCACCTGCTGATGGAGATCCTCGGTGTCGGCACCGTGGTCGGCGGCATCGCGCTCGCGCTGATCCGCCAGGCCAACCACCCGCGCCGCGCCGACCGCGTCTCGCGGTTCGCCGGGTCGAGCTTCAAGTCGGCCTACTTCGTCGAGGCCGTGGTGATCATCGAGGGCCTCGGCATTCTCGGTGTCCGGGCGGCCAAGTCCGCGATGGGCTCGCACGACGTGCCGCTGTGGGCCGGTTTTGTCTCCGAGCCGATCGGCAACCTGCTGCCCGCCAGCGGGAACCTGGTCTCGGCCTTCGCCTTCGTCAAGCTGATGAGCGCGGTGGTCTGGCTGTACGTGGTGGCCAGGAACATGACCATGGGCGTGGCCTGGCACCGGTTCAGCGCCTTCTTCAACATCTACTTCAAGCGCGAGGACGACGGCGGGGTGGCGCTGGGCGCGCTCAAGCCGATGATGAGCGACGGCAAGCCGCTCGACTTCGAGGAAGCCGACCCGGAGAAGGACGTCTTCGGCGCGGGCAAGATCGAGGACTTCAGCTGGAAGGGCTGGCTGGACTTCACCACCTGCACCGAATGCGGCCGCTGCCAGTCGCAGTGCCCGGCGTGGAACACCGGAAAGCCGCTCTCGCCGAAGCTGGTGATCACGCAGCTGCGCGACCACGCCTACGCGAAGGCGCCGTACCTGCTGGCCGGTGGCAAGAAGGACGTCACGGGCGAGGAAATCGGCCTGACCGGCGACAACCCGCACGCCGGTATCGACGTGCTGGCGCTGGCCGAGGCCGAGCGCCCGCTGATCGGCGGCCCGGACGAGCTCGGCGTGATCGATCCCGAGGTGCTGTGGTCGTGCACCAGCTGCGGGGCCTGCGTGGAGCAGTGCCCGGTGGACATCGAGCACGTGGACCACATCGTCGACATGCGCCGCTACCAGGTGATGATCGAGTCGAACTTCCCGACCGAGCTGAACGGGATGTTCAAGAACCTGGAGAACAAGGGCAATCCGTGGGGCCAGAACGCCAAGGACCGGCTGGCCTGGGCGGACGACCTGGACTTCGAGGTGCCGGTGTTCGACGGCGAGTTCGGCGACACGGAGTACCTGTTCTGGGTGGGCTGCGCCGGTGCCTTCGAGGACCGCGCGAAGAAGACCACCCGCGCGGTGGCCGAACTGCTGCACATGGCCGACGTCAAGTACACCGTGCTCGGCCCGGAGGAGACCTGCACCGGTGACCCGGCGCGCCGGGCGGGCAACGAGTTCGTCTTCCAGATGCTCGCGCAGCAGAACGTCGAGGTGCTGAACTCGGTGTTCGAGGACGTCGAGCCGCTCAAGCGCAAGATCGTGGTGACCTGCGCGCACTGCTTCAACACGCTCGCGAACGAGTACCCGGAGCTGGGCGGGCAGTACGAGGTCGTGCACCACACGCAGCTGTTGAACCGCCTGGTGCGGGAGAAGCGGCTGGTCCCGGTGGCGCCGATCGCCGAGGACGTCACCTACCACGACCCGTGTTACCTGGGCCGCCACAACAAGGTCTACGACGCGCCGCGTGAACTGGTCGGTGCTTCGGGGGCCGCGCTGCGTGAGATGCCGCGGCACGGCGACCGGTCGATGTGCTGCGGTGCCGGTGGCGCCCGGATGTGGATGGAAGAGCGCATCGGCAAGCGGATCAACGTGGAGCGGGTGGACGAGGCGCTCGGCACCGCGCCGTCGAAGATCGCCACCGGTTGCCCGTTCTGCCGGGTGATGCTGACCGACGGGGTCACCTCGCGGCAGAGCGACGGGATCGCCAGCGAAAAGGTCGAGGTGGTCGACGTGGCGCAGCTGCTGCTCACCGCGGTCAAGCGCAAGCCGGTCCCGGCACCGTCCGCAGTGGACACTTCGCTGCCGGAAAACGGTGCCGATCCGCTGGAGGAGAAGCAGGACATCCCCACGGACAAGGTGCCGACCGGCACTCCACTGCCCGAAGAGGACAAATAG
- a CDS encoding carboxymuconolactone decarboxylase family protein: MEARLNVFSNPVLTKAMKGLIAANKAVGESSVPAATQELVRIRASQINGCGFCLDMHTKEALHAGETTLRLNLVATWREATVFTEAERAALELAEEATRIADAAGGVSDEVWANAAKHYDEEQLGALVAEIAIINAFNRFNVTVQQPAGDYQVGQFG, translated from the coding sequence ATGGAAGCTCGGTTGAACGTCTTCAGCAACCCGGTGCTGACGAAGGCGATGAAGGGCCTCATCGCGGCGAACAAGGCAGTCGGCGAATCGTCGGTGCCCGCCGCGACGCAGGAGCTGGTGCGGATCCGGGCCAGCCAGATCAACGGCTGCGGGTTCTGCCTCGACATGCACACCAAGGAAGCGCTGCACGCCGGGGAAACCACGCTCCGGCTGAACCTGGTCGCGACCTGGCGGGAGGCCACGGTGTTCACCGAGGCCGAGCGCGCCGCGCTGGAGCTGGCCGAGGAGGCCACCCGCATCGCCGACGCGGCGGGCGGGGTCAGCGACGAGGTGTGGGCCAACGCGGCGAAGCACTACGACGAGGAGCAGCTCGGGGCGCTGGTGGCGGAGATCGCCATCATCAACGCCTTCAACCGGTTCAACGTCACCGTGCAGCAGCCGGCCGGTGACTACCAGGTCGGCCAGTTCGGCTGA
- a CDS encoding esterase-like activity of phytase family protein, which yields MNRLQQTGVLAVTFALAVAVPAAAAPGGEQRFQRVSTLPVYLNSSAAEHTAAEIAAATPDGRTVVYTDSPAERIGFAELDDHGLVPRGVLPMPGEPTSVDIRDGLALVAVNTSESFTAPSGVLQVVDLASRQVVATHELGGQPDSIDISPDGRYAAIAVENERDEDVNDGALPQPPAGFLAVVDLVGEPSAWPVRRTELTGLAAVAPEDPEPEYVSINSRNEVAVTLQENNHLVVADLAGGSVLRHFSAGVATVDGVDVVEDGRIEPRGSVTAPREPDAVGWLDDTTLATADEGDYQGGSRTWTAFDARSGQVVFSSGADLENLAINQGQYPEGRAENKGVEPEGLAVATYGEHRYAFVGMERANLVAVYNVDNPRKPKFVQGLPTGVGPEGLLPIPARDALVVSAEEDSAEDNVRSSLSRYQLTSEPLADALQRNEGAPSITSRGIGFGALSGLSADGRHLAAVTDDAYTPSRILTVDVDRAPATVIREKTVTKDGQPVAYDLEGIAAAKGGYWLAVEGDGKEKRNLLVRTDDRGRVQEEVPYPVANATSNGFEGVAVVGEHVWVAVQRGWKDNLPGQTTLARYTPSTGAWAFAAYPLDPAPAGGWVGLSELSAPGDGSLLVLERDNRRGEQAQVKRVYRVDTANLVPVPAGAEKPLVAKQEYRDLLPALRAGGGVVADKPEGLVVFRGELFAAVDNDGLEDAPGESVLLRLGR from the coding sequence GTGAACAGACTTCAGCAAACGGGTGTGCTCGCCGTCACATTCGCGCTCGCGGTGGCCGTTCCCGCGGCCGCCGCGCCCGGTGGGGAGCAGCGGTTCCAGCGCGTGTCCACGCTCCCGGTGTACCTGAACTCCTCGGCGGCCGAGCACACCGCGGCCGAGATCGCGGCGGCCACCCCGGACGGCCGCACGGTTGTCTACACCGACTCACCGGCCGAGCGGATCGGGTTCGCCGAACTCGACGACCACGGCCTGGTACCCCGGGGCGTGCTCCCGATGCCAGGCGAGCCGACCTCGGTGGACATCCGCGACGGGCTGGCACTGGTCGCGGTGAACACCTCCGAGTCCTTCACCGCGCCGTCGGGTGTGCTCCAGGTGGTCGACCTGGCGAGCAGGCAGGTGGTCGCCACGCACGAACTCGGCGGCCAGCCGGACTCGATCGACATCTCGCCCGACGGCCGGTATGCGGCGATCGCGGTGGAGAACGAGCGTGACGAGGACGTGAACGACGGCGCGCTGCCGCAGCCGCCCGCCGGTTTCCTGGCGGTGGTGGACCTCGTCGGCGAGCCGTCGGCGTGGCCGGTCCGGCGCACCGAGCTGACCGGACTGGCCGCCGTGGCGCCGGAGGACCCCGAACCGGAGTACGTCTCGATCAACTCCCGCAACGAGGTCGCGGTGACCCTGCAGGAGAACAACCACCTGGTGGTGGCCGACCTGGCCGGCGGATCCGTGCTCAGGCACTTCTCCGCCGGAGTGGCCACTGTGGACGGTGTGGACGTGGTGGAGGACGGCCGGATCGAGCCGCGTGGTTCGGTGACCGCGCCGCGTGAACCGGACGCCGTCGGCTGGCTCGACGACACCACGCTCGCCACTGCGGACGAGGGCGACTACCAGGGCGGAAGCCGGACCTGGACGGCGTTCGACGCGCGCAGCGGCCAGGTCGTGTTCAGTTCGGGCGCGGACCTGGAGAACCTGGCGATCAACCAGGGCCAGTACCCGGAGGGACGCGCCGAGAACAAGGGCGTGGAGCCGGAAGGGCTGGCTGTCGCCACCTACGGCGAGCACCGCTACGCCTTCGTCGGCATGGAACGCGCGAACCTCGTCGCGGTGTACAACGTCGACAACCCGCGCAAGCCGAAGTTCGTGCAGGGCCTGCCCACCGGGGTCGGTCCCGAGGGCCTGCTGCCGATCCCCGCGCGCGACGCGCTCGTGGTCTCGGCCGAGGAGGATTCGGCGGAGGACAACGTGCGGTCCTCGCTGAGCCGGTACCAGCTGACCTCGGAACCGCTGGCCGACGCCTTGCAGCGCAACGAAGGCGCGCCGTCGATCACTTCGCGCGGCATCGGTTTCGGGGCGCTGTCCGGACTTTCCGCCGACGGCCGCCACCTGGCCGCGGTGACCGACGACGCGTACACGCCGAGCCGGATCCTCACCGTCGACGTCGATCGCGCGCCCGCGACGGTGATCAGGGAAAAGACGGTGACCAAGGACGGGCAGCCGGTGGCCTACGACCTCGAAGGCATCGCCGCGGCGAAGGGCGGCTACTGGCTGGCGGTCGAAGGCGACGGCAAGGAGAAGCGGAACCTGCTGGTCCGAACGGACGATCGCGGACGGGTTCAGGAGGAGGTCCCGTACCCCGTCGCGAACGCCACGAGCAACGGGTTCGAGGGCGTCGCGGTGGTCGGTGAGCACGTGTGGGTGGCGGTCCAGCGCGGCTGGAAGGACAACCTGCCCGGCCAGACCACGCTCGCGCGCTACACCCCGTCGACCGGGGCATGGGCGTTCGCCGCCTATCCGCTGGACCCCGCGCCCGCGGGTGGCTGGGTCGGGCTGTCCGAGCTGTCCGCGCCGGGCGACGGTTCGCTGCTGGTACTGGAACGCGACAACCGGCGAGGTGAGCAGGCCCAGGTCAAGCGGGTGTACAGAGTGGACACCGCGAACCTGGTGCCGGTACCGGCCGGCGCGGAGAAGCCGCTGGTGGCGAAGCAGGAGTACCGCGATCTGCTGCCCGCGTTGCGAGCCGGTGGCGGGGTCGTCGCGGACAAGCCGGAGGGACTGGTGGTGTTCCGGGGTGAGCTGTTCGCCGCCGTGGACAACGACGGGCTGGAGGACGCGCCCGGCGAGTCGGTTCTGCTCCGGCTGGGGCGGTAG
- a CDS encoding Lrp/AsnC family transcriptional regulator — translation MERPLDELDWRILAELQGDGRLSFKELGRRINLSPPAVAERVRRLEQTGVISGYRAQVEPGRAGYPLTAFVEMRCTLGKCLLKTSKAEDYPEVVEIHKVSGDRCAMLKVRTASLEHFEGVQERLGNHGEIRSTVVLSTQYEGRPVEPPAEDFLRASQSEGWRR, via the coding sequence ATGGAAAGACCGCTGGACGAACTCGACTGGCGCATCCTGGCCGAGCTGCAGGGGGACGGCCGGTTGTCGTTCAAGGAACTGGGCCGCCGGATCAACCTGTCCCCGCCCGCGGTGGCCGAGCGCGTGCGGCGGCTGGAGCAGACCGGGGTGATCAGCGGGTACCGCGCGCAGGTCGAGCCGGGTCGCGCGGGGTATCCGCTGACCGCGTTCGTGGAGATGCGGTGCACGCTCGGCAAGTGCCTGCTCAAGACCAGCAAGGCCGAGGACTATCCCGAAGTGGTCGAGATCCACAAGGTCAGCGGGGACCGCTGCGCGATGCTCAAGGTGCGCACGGCTTCGCTGGAGCACTTCGAAGGGGTGCAGGAGCGGCTGGGCAACCACGGTGAGATCCGGTCGACGGTGGTGCTGTCCACGCAGTACGAAGGCAGGCCGGTCGAGCCGCCCGCCGAGGATTTCCTGCGTGCGTCACAGTCGGAGGGCTGGCGCCGCTGA